The DNA segment GCTGCGGCACCGGCGGTGCCGGGCGCCACCTCGTGCGCACGCTCGGCTGCTCTTACCACGGTGTCGACGCAGATGCCGAGGCCGTCGCCTCGGCCCGGCACCACGCCGTCGGCTTGTCGAGCACCTATGCAGTGCACACGGTGCCGCCGCTGCCCGTCGGCGAAGCCGACGTCGACGTCGTGCTCCTGCTGGAGACCGTCCTGGCGTTCCCCGACAAGCATGCGCTCGCATCGGCAGTCGCGGTCGCCTTGCGACCGGGCGGTCGGTTCGCGTGCACGCTCGAAGAAGGAACGCCGTTGACGCCCGTCGAGCGCGAGGCGATGCCCGCCGCCGATACCGTCTGGCCCGTGCCCTTGGCCGAGTTCGTGTCGACGTTGGCAGACGTCGGACTCGCAACCGTCTCGGTTCAGGATGACACCGCGTCGCATCTGCGCGTCGCGACCGCTCTGCTCACGCAGTTCACAGCCGCTCGCGACCGCATTGAGGCGGCGCTCGGCGCGACGTTCACCGATGACCTGCTCGCGTCCCACCGACTGTGGCGGGACTGGATGGCGTCGGGTCGCATTCGCAAGTTCGCGCTGGTCTCGGAGCGTGAGCCGATCGACGGAGTCCTCGAGGTCGCGGACTGATCGATCGGTTATCGACGAGCGCCGTGCGTGCAGCGACGACGCCGTGTCGTCGGCGAGGGTTCCGATGCGTGCTCTGGAGAGTCAGGCGGCAGTCTCGGTTCTTCGGAAACAGCCCTTGAGGTCGTCTGGGCGGTCTGGCGCCCGACATCTCGTGGATCGGCCCGGCGTCCGTCGCCGCCCACCAGCCTTCCG comes from the Agromyces protaetiae genome and includes:
- a CDS encoding class I SAM-dependent methyltransferase; amino-acid sequence: MGSTASMRRACGPHRSATRHAQYCCHATAARGCSDRIARRTVVTRRADVDAALHDARVAAHLPARFVGQESFMTAEGILALARSAGVGADTRVLDVCCGTGGAGRHLVRTLGCSYHGVDADAEAVASARHHAVGLSSTYAVHTVPPLPVGEADVDVVLLLETVLAFPDKHALASAVAVALRPGGRFACTLEEGTPLTPVEREAMPAADTVWPVPLAEFVSTLADVGLATVSVQDDTASHLRVATALLTQFTAARDRIEAALGATFTDDLLASHRLWRDWMASGRIRKFALVSEREPIDGVLEVAD